The sequence TATTTTGTCTAATCCGACGATAACCAATATTTATCTTTCTCTACAGGATAGAAGCGGCATCAATCGAGTGATTTTGTGTACCGTGATGGGCAATTTTTAAAGCCCCAAGGGTAGAAGCAATTCTGCCGGTTTCTTGCCAATCTTTACCATGCAAAATACCGTGTAACAGGCCAGCACGATAAGCATCACCGCAACCTGTTGGGTCAACAACCTGAGCCGCTTTCTGACACGCAATATCAATGCGCTTACCTTCAGTATAGATGTAAGAGCCTTCGGCGCCACGGGTGATAATCAATGCCTCAACATGACGAGCGATTTCTTCTTCAGGAAGCCCTGTACGGTCCATGAATAATTGTGTTTCATAATCATTTAAAGCGATATAACTGGCTTGTTCAGCAAAGGCCATCAATTCATCACCATTAAACATCGGTAAGCCCTGACCTGGGTCGAAAATAAAAGGAATACCGGCTGATTTTAATTGTTCAGCATGTTGAATCATGCCATCACGACCATCTGGAGCAATGATAGCCAGTTTAATATCTTTGGCTTCACTGATAGGTGTTTCATGTGCCAGGTTCATGGCTCCGGGGTGGAAAGCTGTAATCTGATTATCATCCTTATCGGTGGTGATAAAGGCCTGAGCCGTGTAATGACCTTGTTTAACATGGACATGATCACGTTTAATATTTTTCGCATCCATCCATTCTGCATATGGCGCAAAGTCAGTTCCTACCGTACCCATTGGCACAGGGTTGTCACCAAGTAGTTTCAGGTTATAGGCAATATTACCAGCACAGCCACCAAACTCACGACGTAACTCTGGCACCAGAAAGGCCACATTTAACATGTGCACTTTGTCCGGCAATATGTGGTTTTTAAACTTATCAGGAAAAACCATAATATTGTCGAAAGCGAATGAGCCACAAATAAGCACTGACATAACTTAACTTTCCTTTATTTCTAGATGGGTAGGGTGGGCCTGAATACTGATTTTTCCTCGCATGAATGCATGCAAGGTATGCCCAATAATTTTATAGCGCCAGCCATGTAATAAAGCACAATCCTGGCCCCGCACCAATGATTCAATATCTTTACGTGTAGCCACTGCAGAAGGGGTGATGGATTGTTCATCACAACTTTTTCTTAATAATGCCATCAACGCATCAATCAGTGCTTCTTGCTGATTACTAAGCGCTGAAGGTCGTTTCAATACAGGCCACTTTTCTTTCGGAATATCTTTTGCTGCGGTGATGACTTTGATGATGGTGTTGCCATACCGGTCTATATCACGCGCTTCTAGGCCACGAATTTTTTTCATTGCATCGAGCGTCATTGGCGTGAAGCGAGCTAAGTCCAGCATCACATCATCTTTCAAAATCCAGCGACGAGGTAAATCAAGCTCAATGGCTCGTTTCTCACGCCAGGCACCGAGTTCTTGCAAGATCACTAATTGCTGACTTTTTAAGCGTCCTGCGCCTTTCACTCTCAGCCAACTTTGTTGTGGATCTTCTTGATAAGTTTCTTTTGCAGTTAATGCCGCAAAGTCATCACTCAGCCACTCCACCCGACCTGTTCGATTAAGTTCATCTACAAGTTGAAGATAGAGTTGTCGAAGATATCTGACATCATCAGCGGCATAGTCGACCTGTGCTTCTGATAGAGGTCGTTGGCGCCAGTCTGTTCTTGCCTGACCTTTATCAAGCTCAACACCGAGACATTGTTTAACCAAATTGCCATAACCTATTTGATCGCCGTAGCCTAGGACTGTTGCGGCCAATTGTGTATCAAAGACTTTGGGCGGGAGTGCATTTTTCATTAAGAAAAATAATTCTAAATCTTGTCTGGCAGCATGAAACACAATGGTGATGTTTTCAGAGTAAAACAACGCCATCAAGGGGGATAAATCACTAATAGCCAATGGATCAACACAAGCGATGACATCATTGCTGGCAACCTGAATTAAACATAACTGCGGGAAATAGGTCTTTTCGCGATGGAATTCGGTATCCACTGCCAGCCATTCACTGTCTGCTAGCTGTTGGCAGAGTGTATTGAGACCGGCTTCTGTATTTACAAACTGAATAGTCATGCTGTGTCTTTAAAAAAGGAACACAGTATAGCCAGTTTCTTGTTCAATGCATAACCTGACCCTGATGTGTTGACACCATATCTAAAACAGCATTTACAATAATGTCAGGTTGATGAAGATGGATATCATGACCACTGTGAAAAGCAAACAAATGCTGGCTATGGGAGGTGAGTTTCCATAAGTCTTGTTGGAGATGAACCCAGATTTTTTCACGATTTTCAGCATCTTTTTGGCCTTGCCATTCACTCTGGCCACGGCTGATAACGACTAATGGCACATTTGGCAGATGTCTGAGATGTTTAACTTGTAAAGCACTTTGATAAAGTGAGGATATTTCAGTTCGAGCAGCGTTAATTGCCCGTTCTTTGAGCATAGATTGTTCGGCGTTCAGTGGCGTACCCGAAGGTTTGGGAAGAATGATGATATTTCGTTTACGATCGTAATTTTGCGGTAGCTTAATATTTAACTTTTCATACTGATTTTCATGTGAAGCGTCTACTAACACAATACCAGTCACTTCTTCAGGGTGACTAGCCGCGAATACTCGCATGTTATAGCCACCAAACGAATGTCCAACCAAAATGAATGGACCATCTAGCTTTGCTTTATGGATCAGGGTTTCTAATTCATTTGCAATACGGACACTGGTACGAGGTTGAGGTCCTGCATCACTCCAGCCATAACCCGCTCTGTCATACACACAGGTACGTGTGTGTTTGGCAATGTTATTTTGAATATTAAACCAGGCTGTGGAGTCATCACCAAGACCAGTATCGATAATAACGACGGGCTGTCCGTGACCTTTGCATAGCATATGAAGTTTGTATCCACCTACATCATAACGGACGCCAGGTGCCTTAGGATATTCGCTGGCATAGGCAGAACTAAGAAATAGGCACAAAAAAATAACAGTGGATATGGAATTTACAGACATCACATGCTCCAAGATGAATCTTACCGGAGCATAGTTTTAGCGATGTGAAGTTTACGTGTAAGAAACTGTTTGCTCTTGGATTTTTTGATTGAGTTGTGTCAAATCAAATGGCCAGAAAAGTTGTTGTTTGTCTGGAAATTCGACAACCGGAATATGTACTCCGAATTCTTCAACAAGCTTATCATCATCACCGATTTCGATAAGCTTGATATCGATTGCATATGCCTGTGACGACGCGTGTAAGAGCTCTTGAGCTTGCTCACATAAGTGACAACCAGCCGTGGTATAAAGATGAATGACCATTATTTTTCTAATAAACGCGGAATCAGGTCAATAAAGTTGCAGGGCTTGTGCGTGGCATTTAACTGGTCATGGAGTATTTCATCCCAGCCAGTAATACAGGCACCTTTAGAACCGGGCAGGCAAAAAATAAATTTACCATTGGCTAGGCCTGCGATAGCTCGACTTTGAACTGTCGATGTTTTGATAACATCATAAGAACGAGCACGAAATAACTCGCCGAAGCCTTCAATTTCTTTATCGAATAATACTTTGACGGCTTCTGGAGTACCATCCCGACCGGTCAGGCCTGTTCCACCTGTAGTAATGATGACATCAATGTCGTCATTGATTAACCATTGTGAAATAACCGCCCTTATCCGGTAGGTATCATCAGCCACAATGTCACGATGACTCACGCTATGACCATCCGCTGTAGCTTTATCTTGCAGCACGTCGCCTGAGGCATCGTTGTCTTTAGTGCGTGTATCGGATATTGTCAAAATAGCAATGTTGACAGGAATAAATTCTGAGCCCATCTGGTACCTGCTTTAAAATGATATTTGCGGAACCAGTATAATGAGCAACCAGTCTACGGTCTAGAATCGATTAAAACCCTAGGAGAAAATTAGATGAAGAAAATTGTCTTGGTTTCACTGATTGCAGCGGCCTTGAGTGGCTGTGCTGCTGACGATCCTAACCAGAAAACGAAAACAGGTGCGGCGATAGGCGCTGCGGCTGGCGCTCTACTGGGTTATGCAGTCGATGACGGAGCTGGTGGTGTTCTCGCTGGCGCGGCTGTGGGTGCGCTGGCTGGTGGTGGTGTCGGACACTACATGGATAAACAGCAGCAAGAAATGGAAGCGGCTTTAGCTGATGAGCGTGCACGCAATGAATTAAAAATTCAGCAATTAGAAAATGAAACACTCAAAATTGATATTGCCAGTGAAGTGTCATTTGATTTTGACAGTGCTTCATTAAAATCGGCTTTTACACCGACACTGAATAAAGTCGCTGATATCTTACAACGTTATCCTAATACCATTATTCATGTAGTTGGTTATACAGACAGCGTAGGTTCAGAAAGCTACAATATGAAGCTATCAGAGCGAAGAGCGCAATCTGTTGTTGATTATTTATCCTCCAGAGGCGTGTCTTCCAGTCGTTTATACGCTATTGGCAAAGGTGAAAGTGATCCGCGTGCAACTAACGATACTGAAGCTGGCCGACAATTAAATCGTCGTGTCGAACTGTTTGTTAAACCTGTTATTGAAGGACAAGAGTCTGAAGCCTATCAAACGCC is a genomic window of Methylophaga thalassica containing:
- a CDS encoding carbohydrate kinase family protein produces the protein MSVLICGSFAFDNIMVFPDKFKNHILPDKVHMLNVAFLVPELRREFGGCAGNIAYNLKLLGDNPVPMGTVGTDFAPYAEWMDAKNIKRDHVHVKQGHYTAQAFITTDKDDNQITAFHPGAMNLAHETPISEAKDIKLAIIAPDGRDGMIQHAEQLKSAGIPFIFDPGQGLPMFNGDELMAFAEQASYIALNDYETQLFMDRTGLPEEEIARHVEALIITRGAEGSYIYTEGKRIDIACQKAAQVVDPTGCGDAYRAGLLHGILHGKDWQETGRIASTLGALKIAHHGTQNHSIDAASIL
- the moaB gene encoding molybdenum cofactor biosynthesis protein B, yielding MGSEFIPVNIAILTISDTRTKDNDASGDVLQDKATADGHSVSHRDIVADDTYRIRAVISQWLINDDIDVIITTGGTGLTGRDGTPEAVKVLFDKEIEGFGELFRARSYDVIKTSTVQSRAIAGLANGKFIFCLPGSKGACITGWDEILHDQLNATHKPCNFIDLIPRLLEK
- a CDS encoding alpha/beta fold hydrolase — translated: MSVNSISTVIFLCLFLSSAYASEYPKAPGVRYDVGGYKLHMLCKGHGQPVVIIDTGLGDDSTAWFNIQNNIAKHTRTCVYDRAGYGWSDAGPQPRTSVRIANELETLIHKAKLDGPFILVGHSFGGYNMRVFAASHPEEVTGIVLVDASHENQYEKLNIKLPQNYDRKRNIIILPKPSGTPLNAEQSMLKERAINAARTEISSLYQSALQVKHLRHLPNVPLVVISRGQSEWQGQKDAENREKIWVHLQQDLWKLTSHSQHLFAFHSGHDIHLHQPDIIVNAVLDMVSTHQGQVMH
- the rnd gene encoding ribonuclease D, coding for MTIQFVNTEAGLNTLCQQLADSEWLAVDTEFHREKTYFPQLCLIQVASNDVIACVDPLAISDLSPLMALFYSENITIVFHAARQDLELFFLMKNALPPKVFDTQLAATVLGYGDQIGYGNLVKQCLGVELDKGQARTDWRQRPLSEAQVDYAADDVRYLRQLYLQLVDELNRTGRVEWLSDDFAALTAKETYQEDPQQSWLRVKGAGRLKSQQLVILQELGAWREKRAIELDLPRRWILKDDVMLDLARFTPMTLDAMKKIRGLEARDIDRYGNTIIKVITAAKDIPKEKWPVLKRPSALSNQQEALIDALMALLRKSCDEQSITPSAVATRKDIESLVRGQDCALLHGWRYKIIGHTLHAFMRGKISIQAHPTHLEIKES
- a CDS encoding glutaredoxin family protein, with amino-acid sequence MVIHLYTTAGCHLCEQAQELLHASSQAYAIDIKLIEIGDDDKLVEEFGVHIPVVEFPDKQQLFWPFDLTQLNQKIQEQTVSYT
- a CDS encoding OmpA family protein, with the translated sequence MKKIVLVSLIAAALSGCAADDPNQKTKTGAAIGAAAGALLGYAVDDGAGGVLAGAAVGALAGGGVGHYMDKQQQEMEAALADERARNELKIQQLENETLKIDIASEVSFDFDSASLKSAFTPTLNKVADILQRYPNTIIHVVGYTDSVGSESYNMKLSERRAQSVVDYLSSRGVSSSRLYAIGKGESDPRATNDTEAGRQLNRRVELFVKPVIEGQESEAYQTP